A segment of the Aromatoleum aromaticum EbN1 genome:
GCTTTGGCACCGTGAGCCTGGACGGTACCAAGATCCACGCCAACGCCAGCCGACACAGCGCGCTCTCGTATGGGCACGCCGAGAAGATCGAGGCCCAGCTCAAGGCCGAAGTGCAGGAGATGCTCGCGCTGGCCGAAGCGGCCGATCGGAGCTGCGTGCCCGAGGGCGTGGATCTGCCCGCGGAGATCCAGCGCCGAGAAGACCGGCTGGCCGCCATCGCGGCCGCCAAGGCCAAGATCGAAGCGCGCGCCAAGGAGCGCTTCGAGCGCGAACAGGCCGAGTTTGATGCCAAGCTGGCCAAGCGTCAGGCCAAGGCGGCGGCCACCGGCAAGAAGCCCGGCGGCAAGCCGCCGACCCCGCCTGCCCCCGGTCCGCGCGCGGACGACCAGCTCAATCTGACCGACGAAGACTCGCGCATCATGAAAGTGACCGGCGGCGGCTTCGAGCAGTGCTACAACGCGCAGGCGCTGGTCGATACGGAGTCGATGCTGGTGATGGTGCCCCACCTTACCCAGGCGGGCAACGACAAGGAGCAGGTCGAGCCGATGCTGGCCCGCATCGCGGCCCTGCCCGAAGGGCTCAATCAGCCCGACCAACTGCTGGCCGACACCGGTTTCTTCAGCGAGCGCAACGTCGAGCGCTGCCAGGCCGCCGGGATCGAACCGCTGATCGCGGTCGGGCGCGACGAGCACCATCCGGATTGGCGCCGCCGCTTCGAAGAGCCCGCCCCGCTCGAGCAGCCCGCCAGCCCCGTCGAACAGATGAAGCACGCCCTCAAGACCCGGGCCGGCCGCGCCGCCTACGCGCTCCGGAAACAGACCGTGGAACCGGTGTTCGGCATCATCAAGTCGGTGATGGGATTTCGCCAGTTCCTGCTGCGCGGGCTCGACAACGTGCGCGCCGAGTGGACCCTGGTGTGCTTGGCGTGG
Coding sequences within it:
- a CDS encoding IS1182-like element ISAzo1 family transposase, with protein sequence MSRFRPIDRQTDYLLPPSVQDWLPESHLARYVVDVVEGLDLSALERAYAGRGSDAYHPALLLSLLIYGYATGTHSSRKIERATYDSLAFRFIACDQHPDHDTLATFRRRFGDQFADAFVQVLQVARENQLSRFGTVSLDGTKIHANASRHSALSYGHAEKIEAQLKAEVQEMLALAEAADRSCVPEGVDLPAEIQRREDRLAAIAAAKAKIEARAKERFEREQAEFDAKLAKRQAKAAATGKKPGGKPPTPPAPGPRADDQLNLTDEDSRIMKVTGGGFEQCYNAQALVDTESMLVMVPHLTQAGNDKEQVEPMLARIAALPEGLNQPDQLLADTGFFSERNVERCQAAGIEPLIAVGRDEHHPDWRRRFEEPAPLEQPASPVEQMKHALKTRAGRAAYALRKQTVEPVFGIIKSVMGFRQFLLRGLDNVRAEWTLVCLAWNLKRMAVLRPQ